One Streptomyces drozdowiczii DNA segment encodes these proteins:
- a CDS encoding extracellular solute-binding protein produces MAAVAVVGGVPLLAACGGSGSGAGSKEGTTTGKALKKVVPSYVPLNLVQPDVPGVNGSSPGFTKLPDPLVVSVKSVPGKGSAFRVMTPLWGTVPKKNNPYYTAVNKAVGATLNFDPQDGNTYQDKIGAVLAGSDIPDVMTIPGWNMQGQIRNAITAKFADLSPYLAGDAVKKYPNLANIPTGAWQYSVFGGKLRGLPMPTPVIGNAIFYRKDLTGSGAVPASADDLLAFGKEYTAPKKKVWAFDDLWTCIQKIYGLLPDAPHYWQLENGKLVHKIETQAYREALAFARKLHDGGYVHPDAEANKDADAKIRFTSGHVVMYNDGTGGWKGMVTEQASANPKFDMQALDFFHHDGGEPVLWQDDPAGIFTFLSKNLSKEKIEEFLAIADYAAAPFGTEEFMLTNYGVKGTHYTIKDGTPTYTPQGVEEAQPSTFLFVASPPTSIAYPDQPQLAKDYAGWMARQAPHIKKPLFFGMQVVEPQRYASLYTPFDDLQKDIRRGRKKVADVEDAVNTWKKSGGDKLRDWYQDILDKNGSGN; encoded by the coding sequence GTGGCGGCCGTCGCCGTGGTCGGCGGGGTGCCGCTGCTCGCCGCGTGCGGCGGTTCCGGCTCCGGTGCCGGGAGCAAGGAGGGCACGACCACGGGCAAGGCCCTGAAGAAGGTCGTGCCGAGCTACGTCCCGCTGAATCTGGTCCAGCCCGACGTCCCCGGCGTCAACGGTTCGAGCCCGGGCTTCACCAAGCTCCCCGACCCGCTGGTGGTCTCGGTCAAGTCGGTGCCGGGCAAGGGTTCGGCGTTCCGGGTGATGACGCCGCTGTGGGGCACGGTCCCGAAGAAGAACAACCCGTACTACACGGCCGTGAACAAGGCGGTCGGGGCGACGCTGAACTTCGACCCGCAGGACGGCAACACGTACCAGGACAAGATCGGCGCGGTCCTCGCCGGCTCGGACATCCCGGACGTCATGACGATCCCCGGCTGGAACATGCAGGGGCAGATCCGCAACGCCATCACCGCGAAGTTCGCCGACCTCTCCCCGTATCTCGCGGGTGACGCCGTCAAGAAGTACCCCAACCTGGCCAACATCCCCACCGGCGCCTGGCAGTACTCGGTCTTCGGCGGGAAGCTGCGCGGCCTGCCCATGCCGACGCCGGTCATCGGCAACGCGATCTTCTACCGCAAGGACCTGACCGGCTCCGGCGCCGTCCCGGCGAGCGCCGACGACCTGCTGGCCTTCGGCAAGGAGTACACGGCCCCCAAGAAGAAGGTGTGGGCCTTCGACGACCTGTGGACCTGCATCCAGAAGATATACGGGCTGCTCCCGGACGCACCGCACTACTGGCAGCTGGAGAACGGCAAGCTGGTCCACAAGATCGAGACGCAGGCGTACCGGGAGGCGCTGGCCTTCGCCCGCAAGCTCCACGACGGCGGTTACGTCCACCCGGACGCCGAGGCCAACAAGGACGCCGACGCCAAGATCCGCTTCACCAGCGGGCACGTCGTCATGTACAACGACGGCACCGGCGGCTGGAAGGGCATGGTCACCGAACAGGCCTCCGCCAACCCGAAGTTCGACATGCAGGCGCTGGACTTCTTCCACCACGACGGCGGCGAGCCGGTGCTGTGGCAGGACGACCCGGCGGGCATCTTCACCTTCCTCAGCAAGAACCTGTCCAAGGAGAAGATCGAGGAGTTCCTCGCCATCGCCGACTACGCGGCGGCGCCGTTCGGCACCGAGGAGTTCATGCTCACCAACTACGGCGTGAAGGGCACGCATTACACGATCAAGGACGGCACCCCGACGTACACCCCGCAGGGGGTCGAGGAGGCGCAGCCCTCCACGTTCCTGTTCGTGGCCTCGCCGCCCACCTCGATCGCCTACCCGGACCAGCCGCAGCTGGCCAAGGACTACGCCGGCTGGATGGCGCGCCAGGCGCCGCACATCAAGAAGCCCCTCTTCTTCGGCATGCAGGTGGTCGAACCGCAGCGTTACGCCTCCCTGTACACCCCCTTCGACGACCTCCAGAAGGACATCCGCCGGGGCCGCAAGAAGGTCGCCGACGTCGAGGACGCGGTGAACACCTGGAAGAAGAGCGGCGGCGACAAGCTGCGCGACTGGTACCAGGACATCCTCGACAAGAACGGCTCCGGCAACTGA
- a CDS encoding ABC transporter permease, with the protein MKARATVAAGPDRTADGASVPAGRSGAGDGDGGQTRSAGRTRAGGVPEPRREQGGITWRQRLRRDRTLILMTMPAIALLLIFNYIPLLGNIVAFQDYDVYDLGITGSPFVGFDNFTRIFEDYRFWEVLVNTLVIFVTQLVLFFPIPIAIALLLNTIMSTRVRAWVQAVVYLPHFFSWVLVVTVFQQMFGGAGLVAQWLREHGHEGFDLMTDPGFFKFLVSAQAVWKDAGWGVIVFLAALAAVNTDLYEAAAVDGAGRWRRMWHVTLPALRPVIALLLVLRVGSALNLDFEQILLQRDQVGAGASEILDTYIWWTGIKTGDFGYAAAAGIFKGLFSVAMVLGANKVAHMLGEQGVYSKK; encoded by the coding sequence GTGAAGGCACGGGCCACGGTCGCGGCCGGCCCGGACCGCACCGCCGACGGGGCGAGCGTCCCGGCCGGCAGGAGCGGCGCCGGGGACGGCGACGGCGGGCAGACGAGGAGCGCGGGCAGGACGCGGGCCGGGGGCGTGCCCGAGCCCCGCCGGGAACAGGGCGGGATCACCTGGCGGCAGCGGCTGCGGCGCGACCGCACGCTGATCCTGATGACGATGCCGGCCATCGCGCTGCTGCTGATCTTCAACTACATCCCGCTGCTCGGGAACATCGTGGCCTTCCAGGACTACGACGTGTACGACCTGGGCATCACGGGCAGCCCGTTCGTCGGGTTCGACAACTTCACCCGGATCTTCGAGGACTACCGCTTCTGGGAAGTCCTCGTGAACACGCTGGTCATCTTCGTGACCCAGCTGGTCCTGTTCTTCCCGATCCCGATCGCCATCGCGCTGCTGCTCAACACGATCATGAGCACCCGGGTCAGGGCCTGGGTGCAGGCGGTCGTCTACCTGCCGCACTTCTTCTCCTGGGTGCTCGTCGTCACCGTCTTCCAGCAGATGTTCGGCGGCGCCGGACTGGTCGCCCAGTGGCTGCGCGAGCACGGCCACGAGGGCTTCGACCTGATGACCGACCCGGGCTTCTTCAAGTTCCTGGTCAGCGCGCAGGCCGTGTGGAAGGACGCCGGCTGGGGCGTCATCGTCTTCCTGGCCGCGCTCGCCGCCGTCAACACCGATCTGTACGAGGCCGCCGCCGTCGACGGGGCGGGCCGCTGGCGCCGCATGTGGCACGTCACGCTGCCCGCGCTGCGCCCGGTCATCGCCCTGCTGCTCGTCCTGCGGGTGGGCAGCGCGCTCAATCTGGACTTCGAGCAGATCCTGCTCCAGCGCGACCAGGTGGGCGCGGGGGCCTCGGAAATCCTGGACACCTACATCTGGTGGACGGGCATCAAGACCGGCGACTTCGGCTACGCGGCCGCCGCCGGGATCTTCAAGGGGCTGTTCAGCGTCGCCATGGTGCTGGGTGCCAACAAGGTCGCCCACATGCTGGGCGAGCAGGGGGTGTACTCCAAGAAATGA